AAAGATGGCAATTTTGGTTTAATTGAACCTGCCAGATAACCTTTAATTGCTTTGAATTTTGACAAATTCATAGTAATAGTAACAGGACTTTCAGGAGGAGGCAAGACAGTTACGCTCCGAACCTTAGAGGATATTGGTTTTTTCTGTGTTGATAACTTACCGCCTCCTATTGTATTAGAATTTCTGGGGATGTTGAATGAATATAGTAGTTTTAAAAATATTGCAATTGGAATTGATATCAGAGTCCAGCAATTCTTGGAAAAAGCAACAGAACTTATCAAAAGAATAAAAGATATTTATAAAATAGAAGTTTTATTTCTTGAGGCTGATGATGATACGATTCTCTTGAGATATAAAGAAACAAGAAGACCTCATCCCCTTTCAACTCATTATAACGATTTACATAAGGCAATCAAACAGGAAAGGGAGTTGTTGTATCCTTTGAGATGTTTGTCAGACAGAATAATTGATACATCAAATTTAAATCCTCATGAACTAAAATTTTTAATTCGCTCAATGTATGGAGCAGAAAAGATATCACCTTCAATAACTATTATTTCTTTTGGCTACAAAAAAGGTATTCCTGCCAATGCTGACTTAATATTTGACGCAAGATTTTTACCCAATCCATATTTTATCCCTTCTTTAACAGACCTTAATGGCAAAGATAAGCCAGTAAAAGATTTTGTATTAAAACAAAATGAAACAATTGAGTTTTTGACATATATCAAGAATTTTTTGAGTTTTGCGGTTTCAGGTTATAAAAGAGAAGGAAGAGCTTATGTAACAATAGCTATTGGATGCACTGGAGGAAGACACAGATCAGTGGTCTTAGTAGAAGAAATAGCAGATTACTTGAGAAGCCTTTCTCTTAATCCAGTTGTTATTCATAGGGATTTATAAGTAAATTTTAAGAAAACCATAAAAATTTAAAATCGCAAAATTTCTTGACAAAATAGACTCTGTATGGTATTCTTTTTTGCAGTTGTTTTTTAATCTCATAAAAATCTAACAGAAAGAAGGTGGGGTATGTTAGAGTTCAACAATTGGTTTTTTGTATTAATGGTTCAATTTTTTATTTTAATGTTTATTCTTAATGCTATTCTGTTTAAACCCATGATGGAGCTTTTCAGGCAGAGAGAACAAACAATTAAAGGCGCTCTTGAAGAAGCTCAACTTATGAACGAGAAGAAAGAAAAAGCGATTGCTCAGATGAATGCAGATTTAGCTCAAGCAAAAGCTCAGGCAAAGCAGATTATTAATGCCTTAAGGGAGGAAGGGCTTGCTTATCAGAGAGAGGTTGTTTCTAATGCTGAAAAAGAAGCTGTTCAGATGATTGAAAAAGCCAGGGCAGAAGTTAAAGCAGAAACAGACAAAATCAGAAATATGCTTAGACAAGAAGTTGAAAGGCTCTCTGAAGAAATTGTTAATAAACTGGTAAAGGCTTAAATGGAGGGGACATGAAAGGGAAAATGCTTTTAATATTCATGATGATAGTAATGATTGCATCTTCAGCAATGGCAGCAGAAGCAGAACATGCAGGAGGCGACTTAAAAGATTGGGCATTTAAGGTAATCAACTTTGCTATACTGGTTTTTATAATTGTTAAATTTTTAGGCAAACCTATCAAAAATTATTTTGCACAGAGAAAAGAGTTAATTGAAAAGAGCATTCGTGAGTCACAGGAAGCTAAGGAACTTGCTCAAAAAGCACTTCAAGAGGTAGAAGAAAAGCTTAAATTAAAAGATAAAGAAGTGCAAGATATTTTAGATACAGCTAAGAAGATTGGTGAGCAGGAAAAAATACAGATTGTTCAAGAGAGTGAAAAATTAAAAGAGAAAATTCTTGAGCAGGCAAAGACAAACATAGAGTTTGAAGTGAAGATGGCTAAGGATGCTTTGAGGCTTGAGGCTGCTGAGCTTGCAATTCAGTTAAGTGAGCAGAAATTAAAGGAGAAAATAACTCCTGAAGAGCAGGAAAAGCTTCTTCAGGAATCAATAAAAATAATAGAGGGGCGGAAAAATTGAGAAAGGTAAGAGGTGCAAAGGCAAAAAAATATGCTAAACAATTTTTAAGCCTGGTGAATATTGACCAGGTACCAGAAATTGTCTCTAAGTTGGAAACAGTTGTAATGCTTATGCAGAAGGAAAAGCAGTTCAGGAATATGCTTACTTCACCTTCTTTTAAGGACGAAGAGAGAGTTGGAGTCATTGGTTATCTTTGTGAAAAATTAGGGCTTCCAGAAGAAACAAAGAAATTCCTAAACTTTCTTAGTATTGAAGGGGTGCTGATAGGTTTGGGTGAGATTGTAAGATACATTAATGCGCTCTATCTGGAAGCTAAGAAGAAGGTTAAGGGAATTGTAACCTCAGCAGTAGAACTTCCCGAAAATATCAAGCAAAAGATTGTTGAATCACTTAAGGCAATTACAGGCAGAGATGTGGAATTGCAATATGAGATTGATCCTTCATTAATAGGTGGAGTAAGAGTTAAAGTTGGAAGCACAATGTATGATTTGAGTATAAAAGGCCAGTTGGGTCTTTTAAGAGATAAGCTTATAAAGGGGTGAAAAACTATGGAACTTAAGATGGAAGAAATTAGCGAGTACCTTAAAAAGCAGATTGCTGACTTCGAGAAGAAAGCTGATGTCAGCGAAGTGGGAATAGTTACCTCTATCGGTGACGGAGTTGCGAGAATCTATGGATTAGATAACTGCATGGCCTCTGAAATGTTAGAGCTTCCAAATGGTGTTTATGGAATGGCTCTTAACCTTGAAGAGGACAATGTAGGTGCTATTCTTTTTGGTGATGATAGGCTTGTTAAAGAGGGAGACCTTGTTAAGAGAACTGGAAGAGTTATGGAAACACCTGTTGGAGAGGAACTCATTGGAAGAGTAGTTAATGCAATCGGTATTCCAATTGATGGTAAAGGTCCAATTAATGCAAAGACTTCAAGAAAGGTTGACGTTATTGCTCCAGGAATTATTAAACGTCAGCCTGTTAAAGAACCTCTTCAAACAGGTCTTAAGGCAATAGATGCAATGATTCCTATAGGTAGAGGACAGAGAGAGCTTGTTATTGGTGACCGTCAAACAGGTAAAACAGCTATTTTGCTTGACACGATAATAAATCAAAAAGGTCAGAACTGTATATGTATATATGTTGCCTGCGGTCAGAGACGTCAGAGCGTAGTTCAGGTTGTTGAAACTCTGAAAAAATATGGTGCAATGGACCACACAATAGTTGTTGCAGCAACCGCTTCTGAGCCTGCATCCATGCAGTATCTTGCTCCTTATGTTGGCTGCGCAATGGGTGAATATTTCAGAGATAAAGGAATGCATGCATTGGTATGTTATGATGACCTTACAAAACAGGCTTATGCTTATAGACAGGTTTCATTGATTTTAAGAAGACCACCAGGAAGAGAAGCTTATCCTGGTGACGTTTTCTATCTCCACTCAAGATTGCTTGAAAGAGCAGCAAAACTCTCAGATGCAGAGGGCGGAGGTTCACTTACTGCATTGCCTGTTATTGAAACCCAGGCAGGTGACGTTTCTGGATATATTCCAACAAACGTTATTTCCATTACAGATGGTCAGATATATCTTGAGCCAGAGCTTTTCTATGCAGGTGTTCGTCCTGCTATTAACGTCGGTCTTTCAGTTAGCCGTGTCGGTGGAGCAGCACAGATCAAAGCAATGAAACAAGTTGCGGGTATGCTAAGACTTGACCTTGCACAATACAGAGAGCTTGCAGCATTTGCTCAGTTTGCTGCAGACCTTGATAAAGCAACAAGAGCACTTCTTGAAAGAGGACAGAGAATGGTTGAACTGCTTAAGCAGGATCAATATGTTCCAATGCCTGTAGAAGACCAGATAATGCTTATATTTGCTGGAACTCAAGGACATCTTGATGATTTACCAGTTTCTGCTATTAAAGCTTTTGAACAGGGATTCTTAAGCTTCATTAGAAGCCAGAAAGAAGACATCAGAAAGGAAATCAGGGAAAAGAAAGAACTTGATGATACATTGAAACAGAAAATTACTGATGCTATCTTAGAGTTTAAGAAGACTTTTCAGCCTTAATAATAAAATCTGAAGGTAGAGGAGCAGTTAAATGCCAACATTAAGAGATATAAGGAAAAAAATAAAAGCAATACAGGGAACAAAAAAGATTACCTCTGCCATGAAGATGGTGGCAGCAGCCAAGCTCCGTAAAGTTCAGGATAGCATGCTTAGGTATAGACCTTATGCTACCAAAATGCAACAGGTTTTATCTGATCTGGCTGGAGCAGTTGAGACAAGAGGTGATGTTCCGCCATTGCTTTTAAGAAGACCTATAAAGAATGTAGAAGTACTGGTTATTACATCTGACAAAGGACTTTGTGGAGCTTTTAATACAAATATATTGAGAGTTGCAGCAAAAGAAATAGACCGCCTAAAAAAAGAAGGCTTGAATGTTACAATTTCAGTTGTTGGCAGAAAAGCAAGAGATTATTTTAAAAGAAGAGAAATTCCGTTAAAAAATATATGGACAGGAATTTCAGGAAAACTTCAATATGCTCATGCTCAGATGATAACACAGGAAATGATTAACTCATATGTAAGTGAAGCTGTGGATGAGGTAGTAGTTATCTATAACGAATTTAAGTCTGTAATAGCTCAAAGGGTTGTAATTAATAGAATTCTACCAGTGGGAAGAATAGCTTCTGAGCCTTCGGAACAGCCAGTATTTATTCCATTTACATATGAGCCGAGAGCACCTGAATTGTTTGCAATGCTTCTTCCAATTTATATAGAAATCCAGATTTATAGAGCACTCTTGGAATCGCAAGCAGCGGAAGAAGCAGCAAGAATGACTGCAATGGACAATGCAACAAAGAACTGTGACGAGTTGATAAAAAAGACCACTTTAATAGCCAACAAGGTCAGACAGGCATCAATTACAAAAGAGCTTATGGATATAGTTGGTGGCGTAGAAGCTTTAAAACAAAGTGAAGGATAAAAATTTTAAAAAAGAATAAAAGGAGGTTTAAAAATTATGAACGTAGGTAAAGTAGTACAGGTTATCGGAACAGTTGTTGACTGCGAGTTTGAAGGGCAGCTACCGGAAGTTTTGAATGCTCTGAAAATAGAGGAACCTGGCGATCCTGCTAAGGGTATTCCAGAGCTTCATTTAACACTGGAAGTTGCAATGCATCTTGGAGAAAATAGAGTTAGAACAATTGCTATGGGTTCAACAGATGGACTTGTCAGAGGAATGAAAGTAGTTGATACAGGTGCGCCAATTACAGTTCCTGTTGGTAAACCTGTTCTTGGAAGGATTATAAATGTTATTGGTGAACCTGTTGATGAGATGGGACCAATTCAGGCACAGGATAAATATCCAATTCATATATCAGCTCCTGAATTTACCGAACAATCTCCAACTACCCAGCAGTTTGAGACAGGCGTTAAAGTTTTTGACCTTCTTGTCCCCTTTGTTAGAGGTGGAAAAATGGGAATGTTCGGTGGAGCAGGCGTTGGTAAGACGGTTATTATTATGGAAATGATTCACAACATCGCTATGAAGCATGGTGGTGTTTCTGTTTTTGCAGGTGTTGGAGAAAGAACCCGTGAAGGAAATGACCTTTATCTTGAAATGAAGCATTCTGGAGTTTTGCCACAGGTTGCGCTTGTTTATGGACAGATGAATGAGCCACCTGGTGTTAGGGCAAGAATTGCTCTTACAGCTTTGACAGTTGCAGAATACTTCAGAGATCAAGGACAGGACGTTCTCATATTCATAGATAACATCTTTAGATACACCCTTGCTGGTAGCGAAGTTTCCGCACTTCTTGGAAGAATGCCATCCGCAGTTGGTTATCAGCCAACGCTTTCAACAGAAATGGGTGCTTTGCAGGAAAGAATAACCACAACAGCAAAAGGCTCTATTACATCCATGCAGGCAATTTACGTTCCTGCAGATGACTTAACAGACCCTGCAGTTGCAGCAGTTTTTGCTCACCTTGACGGTACAGTCGTTCTTTCCCGTCAGATTGCAGAGCTTGGTATTTATCCTGCTGTTGACCCGCTTGATTCTACAAGCCGAATTCTTGATCCAAGAGTAGTTGGTGACGAGCATTATCAGGTTGCAAGAGGTGTTCAGTCAGTACTCCAGAGATACAAAGAGTTGCAAGACATTATAGCAATTCTCGGTATAGAAGAGCTTTCAGAAGATGATAAGCTCACTGTTGCAAGAGCAAGAAAGCTTCAGAGATTTCTAAGCCAGCCATTCCATGTTGCAGAAACATTTACAGGAACTCCCGGAAAATATGTAAAACTTGAAGATACAATAAAAGGATTCAAAGCAATTCTTGATGGAAAATATGATGACCTGCCAGAGCAGGCATTCTACATGGTTGGACCAATTGAGGAAGTTGAGGAGAAAGCTAAGAAGATGGGATACACAAGACAGGTTTAATTAAAAGGAGTGGAGAATGGAAAACAAATTGAAGTTAGAAGTTATAACTCCCTATGGAGAAGTAATAAACGAAGAAGTTGATGAGGTTTATACTACAGGCGCGGAAGGAGATTTTGGAGTATTTCCAGGGCATTGTGCCTTTATGACAGCTATAAGAATTGGCTCTCTTTCATATAAAAAAGATGGGCAGATGCATTATCTTTTTGTTAATAGAGGATACTGCGAAGTGCTAAATGATAGAGTTCTGGTATTGGTTGGAAGTGCTGAGAGAGTTGAAGAGATTGATGTAGAAAGAGCAAAAGCAGCTTTAGCACGTGCAGAGGAAAGACTTCGTAAGGCTCAGGCTGGTGAGACAGATATTGATCTTGCCAGGGCACAAGCAGCTTTGGAAAGAGCAACAATAAGAATTCAGCTTGCTACAAAACTTATACCAAGATAACAGCATATACTAAATAAGTAAAAGGGAGAGCAACAACCTCTCCCTTTTACTTATAGACCATTCAAAAATTCAAAAACCTAAATTTAGAAAATCAATAGATTATAGAATCGATACGCTTCAATCACTAAAGGTTATTCCGATGGGTCTCAATAACCCTGACGAATTTGATCCGAAAGGGTCATCCTGTAAGCCGAGGTTTCCTTTTTCTTTTGTTACTCCGAGCACTTTCAATGGGTATGAAGAATCTCTCTTTGGTTCAATAAAAAAATGGAGTAGATTCCTTGTCGCTCGTGCTCCTCGGAATGTTGCCTACGTCGTCACTCTGAGGGACAATGTCCCGAAGAGTCTCCGTGAAAAATGGGGAGAGTTTCACTTCGTAAAGTTTTACTGAATTTTATAAAAGGTATAAAAAAACGGGAGGGACTGCCCTCCCGTTTTTTTATTATCAGTGTGATGCAGGGAAGAAAGTGTAGCTTACCCAGACAAGGACAAAAAGTAAACCTATACCAAGTCCTATGCTCCAGATTATAAGCTTCTTTTCAATAGGAAGCAAAGGCTCATACTCTGCCTCCATTTTTTCAAGTTCTTCTTTGAGTTTTGCTTCATCTACCATAGCATACCTCCTTTATCCTGTTATTATCGGAGGTTTTACTCCGTGGAAGAATATGTAAGAAATTACCAAACCAATCCAGAGTATGAATCCGAATAGACATATCAGATAAACAAGAGCAAGTCTGCCAATTCCCTCTTCCCAAAGTTTTCTGAAGTCAGACATTACACCGATTGTGAAGAATGTTATTAAGAAGAAAAGCACTCTCAGAGCATTTGTTCCTGCTGTTGCAACATTTGTATCTGAAATAACTTTTTTAGAATCCTTGATTGAAGCTTCAAGTTCTTTAATTTTATTTTTCTTTTCATCTATCTTTGCTGTTAGCGTTGCCTGCTGAGCAGGGTCTGTTACTGTGGTAAGCTGTTTCTCTGTTGCTGTAATTTCTTTCTTTATTTTATTGATCTGAGCTTCTACAGGTTGAATCTTTGGTGCATGAGGAGCAGAGATAAGCAGTATTACTATGAAAGTAACAGCATATGCCATTACAAATTTTGGAAATCTTCTCCATATTTCTGTAGCACTTACTCTTTCACCAGGTTTGCACTCAATCTTTGCACACCAGATGTAGGCAAGAATAAATGCCCATATACTGATAAAGATATCTATGAAGAGCTTTGTTGTTGATGCTGCCATGAGCATCCATCCTGGTTCGTACTTAATTCCAGCTGCTGTCTCAGCCTTTGCCCTCACAAGTGCATCAACAACCGCACCTGATGCAAAAGCTGCACCATCTGTTTTAACAGCAAGTCCCATCCATGCACCAGCAACCATTGGTTCTTTCCAGAGGAATGCCTGTGCAAAGAATGGGAGAATTATGAGCTCAACAACAGCAAATATAACAACAAGAGAGGAAACCATAATTGGAACTACAGGCCTTGCCTTAATTGCTCCACCTGTTGCTATTGCAGCAGAAACACCGCAAATTGAAATTCCTGATGCAAGCGGAGCTGCCCATTCTTTACTAAACTTAAACCATTTTCTTGCTATGAAATAGACAAGTGCCCAGTAAATAAGATATGCCTCCACTATAGCGCAAAGACCTCTGAATAAAACCGCTGAGGCAAGTCCGAATGCCTGTGCTGATTTTAATCCAAGAAGAGCTCCCATTAAACCAATTGCTGTTTTAATGTAAAACTCTGGTTTAAGGGCTTCACCTATGAATTTAGCAAAGGGTCTAAAGAAGTTTCCGACAATAAGTCCAAGTAGGAGAGCAAATATAAAACCACCTTCTCCTGTTAGTTTCAGAGACCATGGAATTCCTGCTTTCTTGGCATCTGTTGCTGCAAAATAGGCATAGTGACCTATAAACCAACACAGATAGCTAAGCCAGAAAACAAAGAAGAAACCGATATTGAACTTCACTAAATTTGCTCGCATCAAAGCAGCACCAATTGTGAAAACAACCGCCATAAAGATGTAGGTTAACACTAAAGAAGCAAACCCTGAAAGTCCTTTCTTTTCATAAGTATCACCTACTTTATAAGGTGTAGGGTCTTTAACTGTGACAGTTTCCTCTTTACCATCAGCCTTTTTAATTGTGAGTTTGTTGCCATCAATCTTTGTAATTTCTCCTTTAACAGATTGATAAATCTTTCCAGTTGGAGCTATTGCTTTACTTGAGTCAGTCCATTCCTTTGTGCTTACAACCCAGCCAAGCGGGTCAGTGCCTGTATAAGCCAAGAGAGAAATGAGAAATATAACGATCGCTAACCAAAACGCCAACCAATCTTCGCTAACACCTTTTTTTTGCTCTGCCATACTTCAACCTCCTTTCTAAAAATTTTTAAGGAAAGAAAAAAATAAAACTAAAATAAAACTAATTTCTCACCTCCTTTCATTTAAAAAATTTAAAGACTGTCAGCCTCTTGCAATCTCCTTAAAATCAATATATTGTGAGATAACGCAATTTCCAATTTATCACTCCTTTGCTACTAAGAAGATTGCAAGAACATCATATACCATTATTGGCATTATAGACATGTTAATAAAAAACAACAGCAAAATACATACCAAACAAAAAATGAACAAAAATCAAAGGCAAAATTTTACTATTGTTACCAAGTAGTAACATTATTTTATTTAATACGTTACCAAGCAGTAACATTATCTAAATATCCTTTTCCTATGCTTGAGATGGCTTTAATTGACAATATTCAGATAATTTAAAAATCTCTGGCAATATTAAATCTCTAAAAATTGCTCAATTCAGCTTATCGTAATTGATAATTTTAGAGAGTAAAAATTTGTTTGACAAAAAAATTTTTTTTACAGTAATATATAAAGTTTGCAGGGGCTTTGTCCCTGTTTTCATCTCTGTGGGAGGAGGTCGAAAATTGTATGCTTTAGGGACCCATCTTTTAATTGAATTAAAAAATTGCAATCCTGAGATCCTCAAAGATCTCGAAAGTGTCAAAAACATTCTGGTAGATGCCGCAAAAAAAGCAAATGCAACAATCATTAGTGTTAATTTCCATGAATTTAATCCATTTGGTATCAGTGGGGT
The Thermodesulfovibrio yellowstonii DSM 11347 DNA segment above includes these coding regions:
- a CDS encoding putative sulfate exporter family transporter; this translates as MAEQKKGVSEDWLAFWLAIVIFLISLLAYTGTDPLGWVVSTKEWTDSSKAIAPTGKIYQSVKGEITKIDGNKLTIKKADGKEETVTVKDPTPYKVGDTYEKKGLSGFASLVLTYIFMAVVFTIGAALMRANLVKFNIGFFFVFWLSYLCWFIGHYAYFAATDAKKAGIPWSLKLTGEGGFIFALLLGLIVGNFFRPFAKFIGEALKPEFYIKTAIGLMGALLGLKSAQAFGLASAVLFRGLCAIVEAYLIYWALVYFIARKWFKFSKEWAAPLASGISICGVSAAIATGGAIKARPVVPIMVSSLVVIFAVVELIILPFFAQAFLWKEPMVAGAWMGLAVKTDGAAFASGAVVDALVRAKAETAAGIKYEPGWMLMAASTTKLFIDIFISIWAFILAYIWCAKIECKPGERVSATEIWRRFPKFVMAYAVTFIVILLISAPHAPKIQPVEAQINKIKKEITATEKQLTTVTDPAQQATLTAKIDEKKNKIKELEASIKDSKKVISDTNVATAGTNALRVLFFLITFFTIGVMSDFRKLWEEGIGRLALVYLICLFGFILWIGLVISYIFFHGVKPPIITG
- a CDS encoding F0F1 ATP synthase subunit epsilon: MENKLKLEVITPYGEVINEEVDEVYTTGAEGDFGVFPGHCAFMTAIRIGSLSYKKDGQMHYLFVNRGYCEVLNDRVLVLVGSAERVEEIDVERAKAALARAEERLRKAQAGETDIDLARAQAALERATIRIQLATKLIPR
- the atpF gene encoding F0F1 ATP synthase subunit B, translating into MKGKMLLIFMMIVMIASSAMAAEAEHAGGDLKDWAFKVINFAILVFIIVKFLGKPIKNYFAQRKELIEKSIRESQEAKELAQKALQEVEEKLKLKDKEVQDILDTAKKIGEQEKIQIVQESEKLKEKILEQAKTNIEFEVKMAKDALRLEAAELAIQLSEQKLKEKITPEEQEKLLQESIKIIEGRKN
- the rapZ gene encoding RNase adapter RapZ, which encodes MNFDKFIVIVTGLSGGGKTVTLRTLEDIGFFCVDNLPPPIVLEFLGMLNEYSSFKNIAIGIDIRVQQFLEKATELIKRIKDIYKIEVLFLEADDDTILLRYKETRRPHPLSTHYNDLHKAIKQERELLYPLRCLSDRIIDTSNLNPHELKFLIRSMYGAEKISPSITIISFGYKKGIPANADLIFDARFLPNPYFIPSLTDLNGKDKPVKDFVLKQNETIEFLTYIKNFLSFAVSGYKREGRAYVTIAIGCTGGRHRSVVLVEEIADYLRSLSLNPVVIHRDL
- the atpH gene encoding ATP synthase F1 subunit delta, with the protein product MRKVRGAKAKKYAKQFLSLVNIDQVPEIVSKLETVVMLMQKEKQFRNMLTSPSFKDEERVGVIGYLCEKLGLPEETKKFLNFLSIEGVLIGLGEIVRYINALYLEAKKKVKGIVTSAVELPENIKQKIVESLKAITGRDVELQYEIDPSLIGGVRVKVGSTMYDLSIKGQLGLLRDKLIKG
- the atpD gene encoding F0F1 ATP synthase subunit beta, with the protein product MNVGKVVQVIGTVVDCEFEGQLPEVLNALKIEEPGDPAKGIPELHLTLEVAMHLGENRVRTIAMGSTDGLVRGMKVVDTGAPITVPVGKPVLGRIINVIGEPVDEMGPIQAQDKYPIHISAPEFTEQSPTTQQFETGVKVFDLLVPFVRGGKMGMFGGAGVGKTVIIMEMIHNIAMKHGGVSVFAGVGERTREGNDLYLEMKHSGVLPQVALVYGQMNEPPGVRARIALTALTVAEYFRDQGQDVLIFIDNIFRYTLAGSEVSALLGRMPSAVGYQPTLSTEMGALQERITTTAKGSITSMQAIYVPADDLTDPAVAAVFAHLDGTVVLSRQIAELGIYPAVDPLDSTSRILDPRVVGDEHYQVARGVQSVLQRYKELQDIIAILGIEELSEDDKLTVARARKLQRFLSQPFHVAETFTGTPGKYVKLEDTIKGFKAILDGKYDDLPEQAFYMVGPIEEVEEKAKKMGYTRQV
- the atpG gene encoding ATP synthase F1 subunit gamma; amino-acid sequence: MPTLRDIRKKIKAIQGTKKITSAMKMVAAAKLRKVQDSMLRYRPYATKMQQVLSDLAGAVETRGDVPPLLLRRPIKNVEVLVITSDKGLCGAFNTNILRVAAKEIDRLKKEGLNVTISVVGRKARDYFKRREIPLKNIWTGISGKLQYAHAQMITQEMINSYVSEAVDEVVVIYNEFKSVIAQRVVINRILPVGRIASEPSEQPVFIPFTYEPRAPELFAMLLPIYIEIQIYRALLESQAAEEAARMTAMDNATKNCDELIKKTTLIANKVRQASITKELMDIVGGVEALKQSEG
- the atpA gene encoding F0F1 ATP synthase subunit alpha, giving the protein MELKMEEISEYLKKQIADFEKKADVSEVGIVTSIGDGVARIYGLDNCMASEMLELPNGVYGMALNLEEDNVGAILFGDDRLVKEGDLVKRTGRVMETPVGEELIGRVVNAIGIPIDGKGPINAKTSRKVDVIAPGIIKRQPVKEPLQTGLKAIDAMIPIGRGQRELVIGDRQTGKTAILLDTIINQKGQNCICIYVACGQRRQSVVQVVETLKKYGAMDHTIVVAATASEPASMQYLAPYVGCAMGEYFRDKGMHALVCYDDLTKQAYAYRQVSLILRRPPGREAYPGDVFYLHSRLLERAAKLSDAEGGGSLTALPVIETQAGDVSGYIPTNVISITDGQIYLEPELFYAGVRPAINVGLSVSRVGGAAQIKAMKQVAGMLRLDLAQYRELAAFAQFAADLDKATRALLERGQRMVELLKQDQYVPMPVEDQIMLIFAGTQGHLDDLPVSAIKAFEQGFLSFIRSQKEDIRKEIREKKELDDTLKQKITDAILEFKKTFQP
- a CDS encoding ATP synthase F0 subunit B: MLEFNNWFFVLMVQFFILMFILNAILFKPMMELFRQREQTIKGALEEAQLMNEKKEKAIAQMNADLAQAKAQAKQIINALREEGLAYQREVVSNAEKEAVQMIEKARAEVKAETDKIRNMLRQEVERLSEEIVNKLVKA